From a region of the Arachis ipaensis cultivar K30076 chromosome B09, Araip1.1, whole genome shotgun sequence genome:
- the LOC107615541 gene encoding uncharacterized protein LOC107615541 yields the protein MVVEENNSNNNNGGWAPIGSLMNVNVQSRDDSHLTNFESSVNAVSFGFVATAILISMFLLMAIFERFLRPNNSDEFSPSARRTSTDLEPQMAFPGKLGHPSPKSAFFHAKKCFLSCQKCFLSLVFY from the coding sequence ATGGTGGTTGAAgagaacaacagcaacaacaacaatggtgggtGGGCACCAATAGGGTCTCTAATGAATGTGAATGTGCAGAGCAGAGATGACTCCCATTTGACCAACTTTGAGAGTTCAGTCAACGCTGTCTCCTTTGGCTTTGTGGCCACTGCCATCCTCATCTCCATGTTCCTTCTCATGGCCATCTTTGAGAGGTTCCTTAGACCCAACAACTCCGATGAATTCTCCCCCTCTGCTCGCCGGACTTCCACTGATCTTGAGCCCCAGATGGCCTTTCCCGGCAAGCTTGGCCACCCTTCACCCAAAAGTGCTTTCTTTCATGCCAAAAAGTGCTTTCTTTCATGCCAAAAGTGCTTTCTTTCTTTGGTGTTTTACTGA